The stretch of DNA ATCACATGTTGATGAATAGTACGAGATACTGacaaaaggagagagaaaaaaaaagaaaaagttccaaaatatagtattattttaacatgtagaaaaaagaaaaagaaaaaataaaagaaaagaaaaggaaaggggaggGGTCTCCATGGAGTTCACTTCCTGCCCATTACCTCCGCACGGCCGGCAACCACTACCATGTGGCGCGCGGCCGCctcccacctcctccgccgcgcgcatCCCTCGTCTCCGGCAGCCGCCACCGGAGCGGCCTGCGCGCTCCGCCACGTGCGCCTCTTCTCACCGCCTTCGCATCATCGTTCGCGGCCAGCGGAGGCGGAGCCggaggtgacggcggcggaggcgcggagGCTTGTGCGGCTGGTGGGCGTGGAGGCGCTCAAGCGGCGGCTGAGGGACGGGCGGGACGAGGTGGTCGGCTACGGGGAGCTCCTCGACACCTGCGTCGACGCTGGCGCCGCGCGCACGCgccgcgacgcggaggcgctCGTCCGGGCCAtggacgacgccggcgtcgtgcTGCTGTTCCGGGACAAGGCCTATCTCCACCCCGAGAAGGTGACATTTCTCCCAAATTTCGTCCCGTCTTTCTCATACTTGCATCATTGCATCGTTGAATTCTTTATTTGCACTTTCCTTTAGAATCTCTAGACGTGGTGCTTCATGATGATTTGGTTCAGATTCGAATGGATCCATTTTGCCCAAATGACAACTGATGTACTAATTGGTTTTAGGCCATTTAGACATTCAGATGCCTCTGTGCCCATTTTTTTGCTgacatgcaatgtcaacagtGTTCCTCAAATGGAGGATCAAATTGGATATGCACAATATATTTAGAGGTACTTAACTCCTATAATAACTACTGTTGTACGGTAATTGTTTCAGGACACTTAGAGATTTAGATGGTTTTATATTAgaccccatttttttttggaccagCAACATCTCTATATTGTTTCTGAAATGGAGGTCCAGGTTTGATATGTGCAATTTGTTTCAAGTAAATCAAATTGTATAACTATGCAATAATTGCAAATGCAATCTTGTTCAAAATTGATTTCTTTTCGTACAACCCATGAGGCcatgaagtattttttttttaccaggaGGCCATGAAGTATTGGATTGAGATGTACTCGACATGAATTTATAGAATTTATCAGAAACAGTGGAAATGAGATATGTTTATGACTATTCGCAATATGGTAAAACCAAATATGTTTACTTTTTCCAGTCTCCAATGAAACGTTCTTCACCTACCCTAGTCATAACAAAGACCATACAACACTCTAACCAGGAAaagcaaatattaaaaatggcTTTGTAGTTGTCTTTTGTGCCATTTATAACTTCTCAACATCCAACCTTGGCAAAGCTTGCAACTTTATTCCATGAGTTATGGACACTACACCCACCAAAGTTTAAAGCATATCTTAATGCACATGATGTCATAACTTTGTGATGATTTCTccctgtttctttttctttttgttcatTTCTAGGAGGGGAACAGGGGGAGTTTTTTGCTTTTCACCCTAGAGAAACGATAATCATGCCTAATTGCTTGATCAATATTCGGAACAGAATGACATTTATGCTATTAAACTGAAGCATGTTTTATTGTTGACAATTTTTAGGTGGTTGACCTGGTTCGAAGAGCTGTGCCGCTTGCACTCTCACCAGGGAATGATTCAAGAAAGGAAGAGCTGAAGCAGCTCCAAGAGAAGAAGGAAGAGATCGACAAGGTGGCGCACAAGCAGGTCCGGCGCATCCTGTGGTCTGGACTAGGTTTCTTCATGTGCCAAGTTGGGCTCTTCTTCCGTCTTACTTTCTGGGAATTCTCATGGGATGTGATGGAGCCAATTGCCTTCTTCACAACAGCATCTGGCCTTCTCGTTGGTTATGCATATTTCCTCATTACTTCAAGGGATCCGACGTATCAAGACTTCACGGAGAGGCTGTTTTTGTCAAGACACAGAAAGCTTTGTGCCAGACATAGGTTTGATATGGAAAAGTACCTCGAGTTGCAGAAGCACTGCAAGTGTCCTCTAGAAGGTCATTATTCTCATGATCCTAAGTTTCATGGCTTGTAACACCAGGATTGGAATTTTGCTTCTGTTGTTGCTTGATGGTTGATGCTGACAGTGTATTCCCTAATAGTAAATTGCTACCTTACTATATCTTTTTCTGCAGAAAAATACATACAACCAATTTTTAAAGGAACATTTCTAGAAAGTAGCAACGACCTAACAAAAGATTGTATACTTACTGTGGATGAGTGGAAATGATTGATCTTTGCAGAAATCACCGATCGCTTACAGGCTAGGCTACCTTGCAGATATTGCTACCTTTCAGATTTATCTCTATGTGTgtgtttaagaaaaaaaaaatccaatttaCACCCTCGAACTCTTGTACTTGTCTAAATACACCGGTGACTAAAAAACGAGTATAATACATCCTACAATTATGAATACTGGCCTTAACCCCCCTCCCTCAACTATTTTCACCATGTTTTTTTGGGCATGTTAGATGCCATGGAAGCCCTCTCCACGCCAGTATATGGCCCAAGCCCATATTGGCTCTATCTGTTTACATGATTTGGTGAAACTTTTATCATTATTAACTCATTGTCTCTAATCATCTCTATAGGATAGTCATCTGAATCACCTTTACCACTAGATTCTTCCAACTCATCAACGAAGTCACTAGCAACCTCATCCTTGTTTGCTTCAACATCTATCTCAATATCAACCAACTCAACATAATGTCTGCCACAACTTTTGTTGTGGTATTATCTGACATCAGATGATAATACTAATCATCATGTAAAACCCTAAGTCCATTGGCCATTGATCTTCTAGGAAAGCACTAGTGAAACAACATCTCTTCTGCAACATCACAATGACCCTTTGCCTGACCATGAATCTCATGGAGGGAAACCTTCCTCCGGTCAATGAAAGACAAATGCTCACATCTATGCATTAACATTACCTGTGTTCATCCCATCAAAAAGAAATTTACCATTGAAATGAAATATGACCACAAGCTTATTAGTGCATCCATCTATCAAACCCCACAACCAAAATCAGTGGATCTATCAAAGATTGAATGGAATAACCCATAAACCTAAAAACACAAATTTCCCCAATGTCACATACATTCTAATCCCACAACCCAACAAAAAGGCCTCCTATCAACTGCATCGATCTCGGGCACCACCTGCGCCACCACCTTGGTAGCTCAGCCTCACTGATCCCATAGCTCCACTGTGTTGTTGCCCTAGCAGCACTGACGTGCACCCTCGCAGCTccacgctgccgccgccaaTGCCCATGTGAAGGCAAAACTGATTGAGACTGCGTATGCTTGGCCCATATAATCATATGCACTAACTTGGCGAGGGTTGTCGTTGCAAGCTCGGGTGACAACGCATCCGATGTGTCCAAAAACCATGGTAAAAACAACATGGGGGAGAGGTTAAGTCTCCTGTATTGATAGTTGGAGGGTGTATTATATCTGGTTTTATAGTTCGGGGGGTGTATTTTCGACGAGCATAAGAGTTTGAGGGTGTAAAATGGACTTTCCCCCTTTTtaacacaagttgtgttttTACACCAAACCAAATGCCATACTTCCCTACTTATAttgacatgaaaaaacaaGACACAACTTGTGACGACTTTGCTCAAAGCAACAACAATACAATTTACCCCTACTGAGATACAACTACCCAAGTTCTTAAATTCTTTAAGAATATATGCATTTCTTTTCACgccaaagagaaaaaaacaagcatattttttctagataTAACTAGATGTCAATGGACCTTAAAAATAGCTAGGATGGCTAAATAATTAAGATgggtaaaaatgaaaaccaaCGATGTGAACCTTCTTAGACCTAAACGTGCAGTTGAAAAGGTAAAGGAATAAACATACACCCTAGTAAACCTGCAACTTAAGGGTGAAATGctcacatgtttttttttaaaaaaaaaaccagaaattCTCACATGCTTTATATCTCTACTAAACCCAACATTCTCTTGCATCTCTCGTATAAGTAAGGTCATGTGCGAGAAAACAACACATCTatagtaaaataataaatgcaAACATGACCCACTGTGATGGTAAATGACATACACAATGTGTTGGGGTCTTTACTTAGAGTGCCATGATATTTAAATGTGCAAgacatttaattttatttagattgaTATTGCCCTAAGTTTCAACTGGTCACACATGATGATGTATGACTTTTAAACTATTACATTTTAGTACCAGACACCACCAACAGTGGGAATGTTGCATGGAGTACTATAGTAGCTTGGGTAGATACCACAGATAGATGGCAACTTCCAGGTGAGAAGAGCTTGGGCTTGAGCTTCATCAAAGTACACACCACCAAACTGTTGTAGTTGTAGCTGTTGCATTATCGCCTGAACACTGCTAATGGTCTGACAATGAGACTGTTGCGCCATCAGCTTGAGCTGTTGGCAGCACTGTTGTTGCATGGCTTGGCAATTTCTCAACGAAGAAACAACTGATTGCAAGAAGGGAGTCGCCACTATGCTACATTGTTGCCTTACAAATTCATTGCATGGGTTAAGCATTTGTTGCTGTAGAAGGAGTTGTTGTTGTAACAAATATTGCCCATAACCTtcattataagcataaaattGCGCAGATGCGCTGGTTGCAGCCAGAGCAAGGAGAGCAACAACAAAAGTGATCTTCATTGTTGCAGTATGCTAGTCCTGTTGTTTTTCTCTATTATTTGAGTTGTGTGAATGATGAGTAGGATATTCATTTTGCCTGTCTATTTATAGATGTGATAGCATGTTCCATTCAATTGCTTTGGAGTGTTAGTTTTGATGAGACGTTTTGTTAGGATAGAATGAGTCACAGCATTTGGAAGTTTTGTTAGGTTGGCATACAGATGTCATTGGATACCATCATCAAAGTAACTTTTGTGATCATCTCATATTCATCATAGATAGCAATCAAGATAATGCTATGACTCATCACTCGCTTTACAAGCAAGATAATGATATGGATCACATCCTTTTTTACCAAAAGTTTAATGTTTTGTAAGTTATTGTTTAGACATTCCAACACCTAAAAGAATAATGCATGAATGCATGGACCTTTAATGCCATATAACCCTAAGGACGTGTTCTAATCAACTTTTGCTTGAAGCTAGCTTTTCTTCGGcacaaaaaaagagaagcatcattagcacatgattaattaagtatcaACCATTATAATCTTCAAATAGATTTGTTTGCCGTTTACAACAGTTTCCACATAAAAAGTTTTCGCACGTAGcatttaacagtttgaaaaacatgctAACGGAAAATGAGGAGTAGCTAAGCTCAATTAGCTGATTAGAACATGCCCTAAGCTTGTTCTACAATTTAATTTAGATATAGCCACAAATATAATTTCCAGATTTCTTTTCTGGGCCAATATTGAATGCTCTAGTGGAAAATTAGTAatgtaaaataagttaatgTAATAAATCAATCATTAGTTTGATTTACATAGCTTTACATGAACTAACCAACTTCCTCTTGACGTGGGGGTTGATATAAATCTTGATATTTTCATGAACCAAtgttataatattttgcaacATAATAAGTTCACCAAGTTTGTTAATCTTGTATTTAAGAAGATTCCACCAAAGTCTGCCctgatcaaataaaaaaagcaatTGAAATAAGAACCAGAGAGAAACATTTATGCAGAAATAAACTCCAATAAAATCCTTTTCACCAACTAGAACAtgaatcatataaaaaaaagccaaatcacataaaaatagaaaatcatatttagacatcgatcgatctaaaTGCACCAAATCACTGGTAGCGTCCAGTATCCAGGGAGACAAACTTCCTACACACTGAATTTGATGTGCCTATCTCCCTATACTTATCCAATGTCCAGTTGCCCTGAGCTCTCCTGCCATAATTTAAGAATCCGTACACATAGAGACAACTAGAACTGATAGTCTGGGGAGCGGATATAGTAGTGAGGCGTCGAGAAGAGGTAGATTCAGCGGCTAAGGGACCAATCTTGCAGCAGAGGTCACCATATCTAGAAGAGGAGGATTCAATAGCAACTTTGTCACCACAACACTAGAGGATGTAGGGGGTGGACTGGGGCAGCTCGAACATCAGCGGTGGTTCTAGAGCAATGGTGGTGGATGGATAGCTCAGTTAAGAATAATTACAAAGGAGCGAGGGGATCAGGTGGCGCCGACGACTCGCAGATGTGGAGTCGGAGGGTTTTATGCCTTGGCTccttttactttattttctttctttctttctttcttttttgttgtcaACTCATCTGTGTACTCCCTCTAGttccataattattattattttgaacaAAAATTTAACTACTAGTAACTTATAAAACAATCAGTTTGAAAACACTAGAACATGCATAGATGAGTCTTAAAacatactttaataaaaacaaatatttatttatttatttttaatatattttcatagaaaatcACAGgcaaaaaattgatttaaagATCGTATCATAAGAAGTATCTGGTGTACAAAATTAGCCCCACACTCCAAGTAATTAGCACATGCGTACTAAATTGATTGTGCTATCCGAACGCATGCATCCTTTTAAAAGCATTCACAATATAAACAATACTTACATAACATTACTAAAATATAGGAGCGTGATACGGAGGATGGAATATATGTAGGATCGAACTAGACCAAAACTTACGTACCAagtgaatggtagggaaaaaaccaaaactcaaaaaaactTACAATGTCTCTAGAGTAATTTGTCTCTAGCCATTGTGAAAATATGCCACAGCTAGATGACACCTCCAAAAATTGATATTTACCGTATGACACCATAGCctagttttattattttgttctaaTAGGAGagaaattatttgaaaataaaaaaataccccTCGGGCCATAAGCTTTTAACTTGCCACCTGAGTAAAGATGGAGTAAATGTGGTAGCAGTATACTTGGGGGTGATGGTGACTTGAGAGTTTTATGGTAcgtatttgaaattttggggGAAATCCTTTTTTGAAAGTTTGGATATCATTTTTCCAAAAAGTTGGAAATTTATTCATGTCCACTGCTCTAATATTTTGGAGGGAATAATAGGAGAAATTGTGTGTTTCGACAAGATCAAGCCAAGTAATATGTGCTAGCCTGAAGGacaaattaatccatcattttaggcccccctttgattcaaaggaagtttatagaaattttagaggattttcttcttatatgaattt from Oryza brachyantha chromosome 12, ObraRS2, whole genome shotgun sequence encodes:
- the LOC102706900 gene encoding calcium uniporter protein 6, mitochondrial-like, coding for MWRAAASHLLRRAHPSSPAAATGAACALRHVRLFSPPSHHRSRPAEAEPEVTAAEARRLVRLVGVEALKRRLRDGRDEVVGYGELLDTCVDAGAARTRRDAEALVRAMDDAGVVLLFRDKAYLHPEKVVDLVRRAVPLALSPGNDSRKEELKQLQEKKEEIDKVAHKQVRRILWSGLGFFMCQVGLFFRLTFWEFSWDVMEPIAFFTTASGLLVGYAYFLITSRDPTYQDFTERLFLSRHRKLCARHRFDMEKYLELQKHCKCPLEGHYSHDPKFHGL
- the LOC102710645 gene encoding prolamin PPROL 17D-like codes for the protein MKITFVVALLALAATSASAQFYAYNEGYGQYLLQQQLLLQQQMLNPCNEFVRQQCSIVATPFLQSVVSSLRNCQAMQQQCCQQLKLMAQQSHCQTISSVQAIMQQLQLQQFGGVYFDEAQAQALLTWKLPSICGIYPSYYSTPCNIPTVGGVWY